Part of the Geobacter pickeringii genome, CGCCGAGCCCCTCCCACTCCTCGTAGAGAGCGGCGATGAACGCGGTGAGGGCGGCGTGCTCCTCCCCCCCCCGCCGGGCCGATTCGTGGTCCTGGAAGAAGGCGGGGTCGGCCATCCGCTGCTCCAGTTCGGCAAGGCGCAGCTCCTCGGCGGCGATCGACTCCTCGATCTCGGCCAGCCGCTTCAGGCGCCGCTTGTCGTCGCGCTGGCGGGCCTTTTCCTCCTCCCGCTGCCGCTGGCGCTCCTCCTTGGAATCGGCAAGTGACGGAGGCTGGGGGGCGGAGGCCAGGGGAGGCTGGCCGTCGACCGATGCCTTCTTCCCCAGGTAGTATTCGTAGTCGCCGTGGTAGCTGGTGAGGGCTCCCCCCTCCACCTCCACCACCCGGGTGGCGAGGCCGTCGATGAAGTAGCGGTCGTGGGAGACGAAGACCACGGTGCCGTCGAAGGTCCTGAGGGCGTCGAGGAGGACCTCCTTGCTGAAGAGGTCCAGGTGGTTGGTCGGCTCGTCCATGAGGAGGAGGTTGGAGGGGCGCAGGAGCATCTTGGCCAGGGCCAGCCGGTTTCGCTCCCCGCCGGAGAGGACCGCCACCTTCTTGTGGATGTCGTCCCCCGAGAAGAGGAAGGCGCCGAGGATGTCCCGCAGCTGCGGCACCGTGTCGAAGGGGGCGTCGGCCAGGATCTCCTCGTAGGCGCTTCGCCCGGCGTCCAGCACCTGGGCCTGGTCCTGGGCGAAGTAATCGGGGACGACGTTGTGCCCCACGATCCGCTCCCCCCCCTGAATGGCCTTCCCCGCCAGGACCGCCATGAGGGTCGATTTGCCGGCCCCGTTGTGCCCCACCAGGGCGATCCGCTCCCCCTTCTCGACGGTCAGGTCGACCCGGTCGAGGACGACGTGGTTGCCGTAGGCCCGAGTCACCCCCTTGAGCTCTATCACCACCCGGCCGCTCTTGGGGGGGTCGGGGAAACGGAACCGGATCTTCTTCCGTTCCGGCGGAAGAACGATCCGCTCGATCTTCTCCAGCTGCTTGATCCGTGACTGCACCAGCGCCGCCTTGTCGGCCTTGTAGCGGAAGCGGCTGATGAAATCCTCCAGCTTGGCCACCTCCTCGTCCTGGCGCCGCTTCGCCTCCCACAGGGCCGCC contains:
- a CDS encoding ABC-F family ATP-binding cassette domain-containing protein, translating into MLHLKKLSKDFAGRPLFTAIDWHLKKGERVGLVGENGAGKSTLMRIIAGLVEHSAGEMIFARGATVGYLPQDGIVTRGRPLFDEAMEALGELREMERELHDLTMRLEAAPAAGEEHDALLDRYGRLQEEFRLRGGYAMEAEVGRVLAGLGFSDADGRKECGEFSGGWQMRIALAKLLLRKPNVLLLDEPTNHLDIEARNWLEEYLCAYPGSVILVSHDRFFMDRVCHRITEVWNEALSDYHCSYSRYLVQREERVAALWEAKRRQDEEVAKLEDFISRFRYKADKAALVQSRIKQLEKIERIVLPPERKKIRFRFPDPPKSGRVVIELKGVTRAYGNHVVLDRVDLTVEKGERIALVGHNGAGKSTLMAVLAGKAIQGGERIVGHNVVPDYFAQDQAQVLDAGRSAYEEILADAPFDTVPQLRDILGAFLFSGDDIHKKVAVLSGGERNRLALAKMLLRPSNLLLMDEPTNHLDLFSKEVLLDALRTFDGTVVFVSHDRYFIDGLATRVVEVEGGALTSYHGDYEYYLGKKASVDGQPPLASAPQPPSLADSKEERQRQREEEKARQRDDKRRLKRLAEIEESIAAEELRLAELEQRMADPAFFQDHESARRGGEEHAALTAFIAALYEEWEGLGAAG